The Euphorbia lathyris chromosome 4, ddEupLath1.1, whole genome shotgun sequence genomic interval AACTCTACCTTGGTGAATCGAGCCGATAACTGATAAGAAGGTTGCTCCAAATCATTTGTGTTGAGATTGACAGAAGAATGAGGATTAATTGGTGACTGATTGATGTGCAAAGCAGCGATGAGAGCCTTGAGTTCTGTCATGGAGTTCTGCTGTTTGTCCACAAATTCAGTGATGAACTGCTCCTGTTTCTTGTTATTCTCGTTGATCATTCCCTTCATCATCGATTTCAGGTTGTCCTCCATTCTCTTCAGTTCCTGCGCTCTAGTTTCAGTCATCGTAGAGTTTGGATTTGACGGGAATCGGAGTTACAACGGAAGACGGCGATCCGATGAGAATcgaatgctctgataccaaatgatatcACTAGAATTTCTGATAATAAGAATCTAAGAGAGAAGAGAAGATTTCTGGTATTTTCATTCATGAAATCACAAGATGACGATTACAACCTAGATATAGAAAAGACAAAACAGCAAGGATGGTGCTGCCTAACACGTGGCAACAGGAACTCTCTCTCTATAACTAACTTCTTAACAGCTaagaaaacaaaacacaaaCAAGGAACCCAAAACCACAATCAACTAAATTTCACTCATGACAGGTCAAGCCCCAATATTCAAATTGATTTACGCCACGTGTCATCCCGTAGTGAAAAGGGTCCAGCTTCCGATGAAAGTTGCATTGAGATTCTGATAGCGACATAGCTCTCCTCTTTGGCCATGCTCTCGAAAACAGAGCAACACATAAAACATAGGCTAGCAGAGCAAAGGAAGCAAGCCCCATTCATTTCTATGGCGTCCCTTACGCCTGGTTTGCTCGAAAAACTCCTTGTGAATGCGGGAAATAAGGATGTTAAGGTAACTGGAGAGCACCGTTCCGCCCTCCTCCAGGTTTTGGAGATTTTGCCATCTCTTGCCGGAGCCGGAGCTGATGATCCCTGGCAAAGCAGAGGTTTTTTCCTCAAAGTTTCAGATTCTCTCCATTCTGCTTACGTATCCGTACAAGATGAGGATATGGATTTGATATACAGCGACAAGATACAACTTGGTCAGTTCGTTTACATTTCTGGGTTGGATTCGGGTTCACCTGTTCCTTTTGTTCGAGGGTTGAAGCCCGTTCCCAAGAGGCGGCCTTGCGTTGGGAATCCTAAGGATTTAGTGTCGAGTGAGCTCTTGAATCCTAAGGGGAACACAAGATGCAAGAATAATGACTTGAAAAAGAATGCATTGGAAGGTTTGGAGTTGAGGAGATTGAGTTTGGACTCGGCTAGGAGAATCTGGGATCAAACTCCAACTCCCAAATCTTCTTCTACCAGTTTTAATTCGAATTTAAGAACATCAAACAATGTATTTTCTTGCTCTCTCACTCTTAATGAGAATTCATATTCATATTCATATTCATATTCATATTCATATTCATATTCTTTTCTTTCAATATGTATGTGTTTTGTTATCTATACATTATGTAACTTTTACTTACATATTGATCACCACATGTCTGTAAGTATGCTGATGAGAAGTTAGCAGCTCTAAAATTATTGTTTATACTCTTTAAAATTGGTGGATCATATACATGATTAGTTAAATGGCTTTTTAGCTCTTCAGCTCCACTTTCTGATGGTGTACAGTTGGAGGCTATCCACCAACGACCCCTTCATAAAGTCTAAATATTTACAAACGAATCAAAATTTGCAGCTAAATATAATCCCTTTAAAAGGCGCAAAGTTTGGCTTTTGTCTTTCACACCATTTTGAATAATAGGGGTTACATTGCTCTTCCCCAATATTGGGGGCAAAATTCAATTTTTCGGTGGCATGTTTGTTTCATAATGCTTGTTACCAAATATTGTTATAGGTTAATTCCCGCAAGAAAGCTGCTTCAAAGAATGATCCGCCACTGAAGCCCCCAATTTTAAGTATATCGCCATTGAAAAGCAAAACTGGAGTCTCTTCTCCTAAACATATTGCCAAGCCTCAGAAGAAAGATTTCAGGTCTCCTGCTTGTACCAATATTCCTAGCTGTCTTGTTAAGGTACCCATTAGTACAAAAGCTTGCTCTGAAGAAAAGATTTCCTGGAACACACTTCCCCCGGCCATTCATAATCTTGGAAAGGTTTGGAATTAATTCATGCTAATGATCTGATCGATGTTATATCCAAGATAAGTTGATGCAATGATTCTTCTTCTTAATACTCCTTATGGTTTCAGGATATTATGCATCACAGGAATGTTGCATCTTTGGCTGCTGCACGTGCACTGGAAGAGGCATCGGCCGCTGAGAGCGTCATTCTATGCTTGCAGTATGAATCTTATGTTCTTAGTGTGATTTCAACTATAATTGACTAGATGACAATTTGTTTTCTTATCCAATTTTTAGTTATTATTCCCTACATCAAATATAGCCAATTTGTTGATCAAGTAACCAACAAGAGGAATTCTAGACTAATTCGATCAAGAAATGACAAGTTGTGGACTTAACAAAGCAAAtaagtccaaatataaattagaAATGGATGTTCTCATCTGATATTTTGATAGATGGTTGCTGTCAGTTCTTGTGTATTCTATGATTTAGACTGCTGATGAGTGAATAATCAATGGAGAGGATGCTTCCCACTTGTTTATTTATGCTACTAAACCATATTTCATTTCTCTGTCTCTATATCTCATATGAACACAATTATGCTCTCTAGTTGATGAGATTGCAAGGTCCTGGTTTTTGAACGAGATCGAAATTCATATATAGTTTCCCTTTCCTCCTCCTATCATGCAACCACTATTGATTATGGTATATTTTTTTCTAGAGCATTTGGAGACTTGTGTGGCTCTTCTCAGAATATATCTTCAGGCCCTCTTGTTGAACAATATTTAGATCTCCACCAGAATATGCAAAGAGCAGCAACAGTTGTTAAGTCCCTACTCATTGCTCTCCCCGGAGGACCAAAATCAAGTTTTTACAATAAGAATGCAGCTTACTGGGTTCATGCTGCCATAGAGACTAATCTTTCGAAATTCATCTTGTTCAAGAAACCAGAGAAGGGTGAAGAAAATACTGATACATGTCACTGTGTCGTCCTAGGGAGCATCAAAGAGGAACTGAATTCTGAGAATCAATCACCTCCAAAGAAACAAAGTCCTCAAAATCATCGGAACATGTCGGACTCAATTCCTAAAGTTACTTCTTTGTTGAAGAATAGCTCAGCTGCTAAAGCAATTCATCCCAAAAAGGATATTTATCCTAAAGAAGCAGGATTGAGGGAGACGGCAAGTTTAGCAGAAAAGCTGCTTCTGCATTCTCGCCAATGGTTCTTGAAGTACATGGAGAATTCATTGAGCAATGGATTCCAGTTTTGCATAGGGGAAGCTTCTGAAATTTCCTGTCTTTTAAGGCAGCTTAACAGGGTGAACCAGTGGTTAGATGGCTTGACAGGTGGAGATAATGGAAAGGTACAAGACTTGAGGAAGAAGATATACAGGTTTCTATTGGCACATGCTGATTCTGCTGGTAAGTAGATATAACTAACTGGATCATAAGGCTTCTAATTCACACAGGTATTCAGTATATGGCTAATTGGTTAACGTTTATACTGATAATGTCTTCTGATTTCTATCTAGAGATTCAAACATTTCCAACTAAAAAACAATTGTTTATGTAAGAAAGCTGACGGCCAGAAGAATAGTATTAACTGTAAGTTGTAAGTTATTGTAGGAAACCAGGTTAAGTTTCAATTTAGGAAACATTTTGTGCTCTCAGCTTTAATTTATGGTAGAGTTTCCAATGATTAATATTAACTTGGAAGCTTCTGTATGAGGACTCGAGAGAGATGTTCTAGTTAAATGCAGGATATTAAATTTAGAAGCAAATATGTGTACTCTTTCCTATGAAACTGCATACTATTTACATATTGAAGCAGTGAAAATCAGATTCTTTTTACAGTGTATTTGCAGAAATGAACTATTAAAATTTGGAATGGGAAAGTGGGTCAAAAGAAATAGCTGCTAGAGGATCCATCAAATTAGAAATTTGTTGATGATGGTGGTGTCTTCTTGACAGAATCTGTAGCAGTTTTTGCAGAGGCTTTCAGTCCTTTACAAGACTTCATGTGTGTGTGCAGTTTCTCCGGTCTGAATGACTTTCCACATTGCCTGCAAATTTCCATTCAAATCTTAAATCATCTACTACTAACTAAGTCTATCCAAATAATTTCATTGAAAACTCTTTAAGAAACGAGGAAACATGTTTTCTTCTACCTGTTGATCCTGCTATTTTTTATTGACATTTTGATCCTATGTCACTTTAGTAAAACAAAGAGTGAGGAAAATTCTGAAGGTCGAAAAATATTGGAGAATACCAAGTCAGACAATATCAAATTTGTGTCTTCAATGGATTGTAGTGGATCTGACTTGTGACATCCTTGCTCGTGACATTTGTCAATTTTCCTTTGACTCAAAATGTGAATGCACAAAACCAgaaactttttttcttttcatccatatatatatataaatccaCATGGGTAGGAATTCCTTAGGAAGACTGAGTTAATAAGAGAAGTGAGGTCATAATTTCACTTACGAACAAATTGGTGCACCCACTGGCCTGTACGCAGCAGGAACCCCTTTTGAGTTGCCAAATCTACTTTTCTGCTTCTGATTCTTGTTTGATCCTTCAACACTATCGAAGCTTCTCCTGCAGTTAAGATAGTAATAAATTTGAATTTAGTTGGGTtatataaacttataattacagttataaataatttgaaattacCTAGCAGAAGTACATTGCTGCTTTTGTTGATTCCAATTAGTAACAAATTCTCTTGCAGAGCCTCCTAGAATGTCTCTTTTGCAAACAGCAGAGTTATTAACATTTCTACTTAAAGACGATTTATTAACAGAAACCAAGGCTGTATCATTTGTATCAACAGCACCACAAGTAATCAAGTTTCTGAGAATTTTGGAAGCTCCATTTGAGTTGCTCTTACTCTTTGCATAATTCGATTCCTGATACTGGTACAGCAAAGAGAATTCTGGACTTGGTGTGCCTGGTTTTTCATTTACATTATTATCATCACCTTGGTGACCTTTATTTCCATTTCTATGTTTTGTCTTACTTAACAGATTGGAGTAAGATGAGGATGACGAATAACTCCCCAAGTTGTCCAGTTGTTCTCGTTGAAAATTGTGTTTGCTTGGACTTTGCTGTTGGTTTGTTGAATCTTCTGTTAAGGTTGATCTACCTGAACCAAATATAGGTGATTCTTGACATATTTCAGATGATGTCTTGGTTGAAGAATCGAAGCTATTATCTGGGGATACATGGCTTGCTTCTTTttcttcaatttcaatttcaaccCCAACTTGGTTTTCATTTTTGGATATGGAAGCTTTCTTTTCACAATCATCTGTTTCATCATCATGCGGGAAATTAAGACAAAAAACAGTCTAAAAAAGATAGTATGACATTGAGTAAGAATATAATCAAGTTTgaagaataaaaaaggaaaaatagaaagtAATTTTGTAAGAAAGAGGAAGTATTAAATACCAGAAGGGAGAGGGAGAATTTGGGAACCTTTGAGGACATATTCATTGTCAGAGATAGGGGTAATAAGATCATCATCAAGTAAATCCTGCCAAACAAAGACATTCTTGTATCTCCTGTTTcagcaaaacaaaacaaaaatattaaagaaataaCATGAGATGAGATGAGAAGAATGGTTATATAtaataagaataataaaaaaaacctctTGTAAGACCAAGCAAAGGTTTCTGAAATATCTTTTCCTCGCAAATCTGACATCCATCTCTTGACATCTTTTGGAAAACACACCAGGGAAGGAAAGGGAAATATATAAATGATTTGATGTATAGATATAATTAATAGAGTAagaggagaagagaagagaagagaccTCGGAGGTAGACACCATTTCGATTAAGATGATGAACACGAATAAGATGAGGATGTTCAACTCGACCCATTCGGCTGAGCAAGTATATGATGTGAATACGCCTCACTTCTCCTCCTCCACTGCGTTCCATCTGGCCTTCTTTTCAGCCAACACAGACACAAACCATAAATATATACTATAGGAATCCACGACATATATATATTCTACTTTTTGTCCTTTCTGTTGCCGGCCGGCCTAAATCCACTCAACTCAACCTATCTATCTCAAAACATATATTCTGCGACTTCAATACTGTCATATTCAAATGTTTTTTCTGAAATATAAAAATGCAGGCTTTCACTATGCAACTCCCAACCGTGCATCCCATCCCATATATTAAACAAATATATTGTCACATCCAGTAAAAGAAATTCTGATATTGGAGTTCGAGAGATTACATGGAGAGACGCTACCTTTTATCAGATATCCCGCGATCTAACAAAATAACTTAACCCAACTTTTCACCATTTTTCTTATTTCCTAAAAATCGTTCTACTCTTTTATTACTAATTAGTCCATTTAAACCATTTTTATTTGGGAGAATTACTAAACTAGTCCCTTTTAAGGGGTTAGTCTACCTTTCTAGCatctttcaaatttttttacaaaactaatATATTTCAACAAATAACTTCCATCTTTGCCATCATCTTCTTTCTAACCAGAACTTCATCTCTCTAATGTATCAAACACTGtgataggaagaggaggaagaacgaGAAGCGACAGCGGCACAATCAAAGAGGTGGAGAAGCGAAAGACGGCGATAGGAAGATGAGGAGAAGCAAACAGCGAGCAGAAGCGAATGGCGGCGATAGGAAGAGGATGAGAAGAAGGCGAACGACGaacggaagaggaggaagaaggcgaCCCTTTTTCCGGCAATCTCGtcccaatatatattgtttatcttcctttttcatgtttttcctggCGAGCCCAAAAAACAGTGACATTGTTATCTGAAAATGCATTTTGGttggaatatcagtttcagattttttcccgacagtgtcgatatttgtagatatttatagatatctgtagatatgtgtcgatatttgtagatatctaTAGATATCTTTcaatatctgtagatatttgtagatacagatatctacaaatacaatatctacaaatatctacaatatctgtagatatttgtcgatatcgacAACACATATCGATATCAACAAcacatatctacagatatctacaaatatcgacagatatctacagatatctacaaatatcgacaaatatctacagatatcgacactgtcggGAAAAAATCTCAAACTGATACGTTAGAGAGATGAAGTTCTGTTTAGGAATAATGAGGGCAAAGATGGAagaatttattgaaatatgaaaggagctagaaatgtaaactaacccCTTAAAAGGGACTAGTTtagtaattttccctttttatttGCCTAGGATTTgttctaaatttatttaatatactcatttattttaatttcatcTTAATTGTGGACTTGCAatttttaaaactaatttactcatccACGTCTTTAAGGCTTCAACTGGATGGTCCAAAACCAAATGTCTAAGGGTATGAATCTTATGCTAAGTGGATGAGTTTCTAGAGAGGCGGTACATTGGTAGCTCTTCCTATTAGGATATTAGTTTCTAAGACATTAGTGAAATTTTACTTAATTAGGACCATAAGGGAACTATAAAAGGTAGGGTTTATGAAGCCCTCAGGTACGCTTTACATACTTTACCTATTCTCTTTGCTTAACCGCTCTTAAGGCATGTATTAGTTTGGGCATCAGAGACTCCCTCCTCAGCCATAAGCGTATCCCTTGTTTAACACAAATAATTAGGTCTGAAAGAAGAACCAAAGATTCAGCCATCGTAAATCTACCTTATTTAACAAAGCATCACTATATCCATATACATATAGAACTTTCTAACCTATGTATACTAAGAAGTTACCTTTAGTCCTCTTTAGGTACTATTGTGCACCTCTACTATCTGAATCTTGATGATTTGTTAACATGTGGTGTCTCACATTCTTTGATACTTGGTGTCATCCATTCCCGTGTCGAAGGCTAAGCTCTCTGAATATTAAGGGGCATTTACCAAGGGCACGGTTTCCATCAAACATAGGTATGACAAATGAGATTCTGAATATTTATTCTCCATTCATCCATCTCTAGTTTCAAATTTTCTTTTCGGATTATATAATCTTTCAAGGATTTAGTTAAATGATGAGTTAAGGATGGACCTTTTGTTAGTAGATATTGTCATTTCCTCTAGATCATATTTATATGTGTTGAAGCTTACTCCTTCGTGTTAAGTTTAGCCAAGGGTTTCTCTCATATTGTTGCTTCTAAAAAGTGATCAACAATTAGACATATAAGCAATAAGCACAGTTTATCCTGTTCTCACCAACTGCTCAAGCATATTTTTCTCGATAAGCTTTGAAGGTGTAGTCCTTTTGTTATTTTCTAGTTTATCAATGCATATATTTCCTCTTCATTTATTATACTATactatttcttatttttcatttcTATGAAGATGATATTCAATACTCATGGATTAAGGCTTGTTTGTTTACTCTACTAGCTTTGTCATTTATGTTTCAGGTTCCTCTTTAGTTACTAAAATTCATGGGGCATTTCTAAGTGAAATTGCAAAGGTGCCTTTTaggttgttcaaaaaaaaacttgaaGTTGCTTAAACTCCCTTCATTGATTTTTAGGCTTTAAAAGGATTTTTTTGTTTAGGTATATGAATAACTAAGAGAAGTTAATAGTTTTATTGGGTTGATGTTTGTGAAACTGAGTCCTTCGGATGAAGTTAATGTGCTCCCCAAAGACAAAGGGTAAGGTTTAGTCACATTTAACTTTATAAcgtcaaaatattaaaaataaaaataaaacaaaaacaataataataataataattctttAATACTAATTTATAATCCGACAGTTAAATAACATTAAATTAgtttgttcaaattttctataaaGTATGTGTAAAACTGACAATGCTTGTAAACGTTAtgtgtaaattttttataaaatttgaaaGGTAAATTACATCGGGGATAATGTTTCGGTGTATTTCCATAATGCCATTTATTTTAGTAAAGCCGACATAAGAGAGGTGGATTGttggacatcccaactatgttggcaccctCAAAACAAACCAAGAGCCCAAAATAACAGTAAAAACAAAGAACATACAAGCAGTGTCAACTAGGTAAATTGGTACACAGTCCGACCCCTGGAGTTATAGAAAAAAGAACGGAGGAACACAGGAATAAAATCCCACCACTCTAAACAAGATTAAATCTTACCATAGTTGGCTAAAACGTCAGCCGCCTAATTCCTCTCTATATAAACGTGTGAGAGCACGAAAGCCATCTCCTCTAACTGACCCAAACTCCTAAGCCAGTCTTGACGAACCTGCCACGGGACAGAGGAAGTACGGGAATGGAACAGTGTGACAACATATGTCAAGTCGCTCTCAAGCCATAGCTGAGTCCATCCCCTAGTGGAGGCTGCTTGAACGGTAAAAATTGCAGCTCTCAACTCAGCCAGAAAAGAGAAGCTGGAAGGTAGAGGGAAAGTGAAGGCTCCCAAAAACTCACCTTACGAACCCCGAAAAATACCCCCGCAACCAGCGGGTC includes:
- the LOC136228073 gene encoding uncharacterized protein; the encoded protein is MLSKTEQHIKHRLAEQRKQAPFISMASLTPGLLEKLLVNAGNKDVKVTGEHRSALLQVLEILPSLAGAGADDPWQSRGFFLKVSDSLHSAYVSVQDEDMDLIYSDKIQLGQFVYISGLDSGSPVPFVRGLKPVPKRRPCVGNPKDLVSSELLNPKGNTRCKNNDLKKNALEGLELRRLSLDSARRIWDQTPTPKSSSTSFNSNLRTSNNVNSRKKAASKNDPPLKPPILSISPLKSKTGVSSPKHIAKPQKKDFRSPACTNIPSCLVKVPISTKACSEEKISWNTLPPAIHNLGKDIMHHRNVASLAAARALEEASAAESVILCLQAFGDLCGSSQNISSGPLVEQYLDLHQNMQRAATVVKSLLIALPGGPKSSFYNKNAAYWVHAAIETNLSKFILFKKPEKGEENTDTCHCVVLGSIKEELNSENQSPPKKQSPQNHRNMSDSIPKVTSLLKNSSAAKAIHPKKDIYPKEAGLRETASLAEKLLLHSRQWFLKYMENSLSNGFQFCIGEASEISCLLRQLNRVNQWLDGLTGGDNGKVQDLRKKIYRFLLAHADSAGK
- the LOC136228074 gene encoding protein SOSEKI 1, whose product is MERSGGGEVRRIHIIYLLSRMGRVEHPHLIRVHHLNRNGVYLRDVKRWMSDLRGKDISETFAWSYKRRYKNVFVWQDLLDDDLITPISDNEYVLKGSQILPLPSDDCEKKASISKNENQVGVEIEIEEKEASHVSPDNSFDSSTKTSSEICQESPIFGSGRSTLTEDSTNQQQSPSKHNFQREQLDNLGSYSSSSSYSNLLSKTKHRNGNKGHQGDDNNVNEKPGTPSPEFSLLYQYQESNYAKSKSNSNGASKILRNLITCGAVDTNDTALVSVNKSSLSRNVNNSAVCKRDILGGSAREFVTNWNQQKQQCTSARRSFDSVEGSNKNQKQKSRFGNSKGVPAAYRPVGAPICSQCGKSFRPEKLHTHMKSCKGLKASAKTATDSVKKTPPSSTNF